In Tsuneonella amylolytica, one genomic interval encodes:
- a CDS encoding prephenate/arogenate dehydrogenase family protein: MTFGRVAVVGLGLLGGSVGLAIADNLPDCTTTGYDADPATRLRAAERGLVNRVCDTAAEAVAGADLVIFCVPVGAMGDAAAQIADALPERAIVSDVGSSKASVAEALRAALPGATVIPAHPVAGTENSGPDAGFAHLFRHRWCILTPPADADHAATARLSAFWEALGARVEIMDAAHHDLVLAVTSHIPHLIAYTIVGTASDLEEVTRGEVIKYSAGGFRDFTRIAASDPVMWRDVFLSNREAVLEMLGRFTEDLTALQRAIRRGDGEALFDLFTRTRDIRRSIVEQGQDDARPDFGRSDH, translated from the coding sequence GTGACGTTCGGGCGCGTCGCGGTCGTCGGGCTCGGCCTCCTGGGCGGGTCGGTGGGTCTCGCGATCGCCGACAACCTGCCCGATTGCACGACCACCGGTTACGACGCCGATCCCGCCACCCGCCTCCGCGCCGCCGAACGCGGATTGGTGAACCGGGTCTGCGACACCGCTGCCGAAGCCGTGGCGGGCGCCGATCTCGTGATCTTCTGCGTGCCCGTGGGCGCGATGGGCGATGCGGCCGCGCAGATCGCGGATGCCCTGCCCGAACGTGCGATCGTCAGCGACGTGGGCTCGTCGAAAGCCTCCGTTGCCGAGGCGCTGCGGGCCGCGCTGCCCGGCGCCACGGTCATTCCCGCCCACCCGGTCGCGGGCACCGAGAACAGCGGGCCCGACGCCGGCTTCGCCCACCTCTTCCGCCACCGATGGTGCATCCTCACCCCGCCTGCCGACGCCGACCACGCCGCCACCGCGCGGCTGTCGGCTTTCTGGGAAGCGCTGGGCGCGCGGGTCGAGATCATGGACGCCGCGCATCACGATCTCGTGCTCGCGGTCACCAGCCACATCCCGCACCTCATCGCCTACACCATCGTCGGCACCGCCAGCGACCTCGAGGAAGTGACCCGGGGGGAAGTCATCAAGTACTCGGCCGGCGGTTTCCGTGACTTCACCCGCATTGCCGCCAGCGATCCGGTCATGTGGAGGGACGTCTTCCTGTCGAACCGCGAGGCGGTGCTGGAGATGCTAGGCCGCTTCACCGAAGACCTGACCGCGCTCCAGCGCGCGATCCGCCGCGGCGACGGCGAGGCGTTGTTCGACCTCTTCACCCGCACCCGCGACATTCGCCGCTCGATCGTCGAGCAGGGACAGGACGACGCGCGGCCCGACTTCGGCCGCTCGGATCACTAA